In one window of Candidatus Dormiibacterota bacterium DNA:
- the aroB gene encoding 3-dehydroquinate synthase: protein MNNVVLVGFMGSGKSTVGPHLALRLERPFVDLDDVIEADAGRSVAEIFSSEGEAGFRERESRCLRRALERDGSVVAVGGGAPMRDENWARIRSGNTVVALLAEPGELARRLNGSSDRPLLQHGAPSAIATLLPSRLIRYLEADVVVKTDGIDPIAVAEQVRDRLSGGGPQRIPIDVPGSPHDVIVGYGLRHRVPAALQRMNVSGTVVVISDEHVANRHANALTDALIGAGLTVQLHLVPAGEAAKEPSVLAEIYNALAAAGMDRQGALIALGGGTVGDVAGFAAATWMRGIRYIQMPTTLLAMVDSSIGGKTAINLPAGKNLVGAVHQPAVIFCDLDYLATLPDAEYRASLAEVIKAALIADRSFVDWLVASLPAVLRREPHAVREAVGRAIAIKAAVVAQDPQETGVRAILNYGHTVGHALERAAGFGTLRHGVAVAWGMEVAALISLRTGACGPETVAVQHSLLRDAGLLADRPAVAHAKLIEAMRHDKKSRAGELRWVLLPEIGRAEYGQSVEPSVVESSLAEVLPA, encoded by the coding sequence TTGAACAACGTCGTGCTCGTCGGCTTCATGGGCAGCGGGAAGTCAACCGTGGGTCCGCATCTGGCGCTCCGACTCGAGCGGCCGTTCGTCGACCTCGATGATGTGATCGAGGCGGATGCGGGGCGATCGGTCGCCGAGATTTTTTCGAGTGAAGGCGAGGCCGGATTCCGGGAGCGCGAGTCGCGTTGCCTGCGGCGCGCCCTGGAGCGCGACGGCTCGGTGGTCGCGGTCGGCGGCGGCGCGCCGATGCGCGACGAGAACTGGGCCCGCATCCGAAGTGGCAACACGGTCGTTGCCCTGCTGGCGGAGCCTGGTGAGCTAGCCCGCCGCCTGAATGGATCGAGCGATCGACCGCTGCTGCAGCACGGCGCCCCGTCCGCTATCGCCACCTTGCTGCCGAGCCGGCTTATCCGCTACCTCGAAGCGGACGTAGTCGTCAAGACCGATGGCATCGACCCGATTGCGGTTGCCGAGCAGGTCCGCGACCGGCTCTCCGGGGGAGGACCGCAGCGCATCCCGATTGATGTCCCGGGTTCACCGCATGATGTGATCGTCGGCTACGGCCTGCGCCACCGTGTGCCGGCCGCCCTGCAACGGATGAACGTCTCTGGGACCGTCGTCGTGATCAGCGACGAACACGTCGCCAACCGGCATGCCAACGCGCTCACAGACGCCTTGATCGGCGCCGGCCTCACCGTGCAATTGCACCTGGTGCCGGCCGGGGAAGCCGCCAAGGAACCCAGCGTGCTGGCGGAGATCTACAACGCGCTGGCGGCTGCAGGCATGGATCGACAGGGTGCTCTCATCGCCCTGGGCGGCGGTACGGTTGGCGACGTAGCCGGCTTTGCTGCCGCGACCTGGATGCGCGGCATCCGCTATATCCAGATGCCGACCACACTGCTCGCCATGGTCGACAGCAGCATCGGCGGCAAGACGGCAATCAACCTGCCGGCCGGGAAGAACTTGGTGGGCGCGGTTCACCAGCCCGCGGTGATTTTCTGCGACCTCGATTACCTCGCCACCCTGCCCGACGCGGAGTACCGGGCATCGTTGGCCGAGGTCATCAAGGCCGCCCTCATCGCCGACCGATCATTCGTCGACTGGCTCGTCGCGAGCCTGCCGGCGGTGCTGCGGCGCGAGCCACATGCGGTGCGCGAGGCTGTTGGTCGCGCGATTGCGATCAAGGCCGCGGTCGTCGCCCAGGATCCCCAGGAGACCGGCGTTCGCGCCATCCTCAACTACGGGCACACGGTCGGTCATGCGCTGGAACGGGCCGCCGGATTCGGGACGCTCCGGCACGGCGTGGCAGTCGCCTGGGGTATGGAGGTGGCGGCGCTGATCAGCCTGCGCACAGGTGCCTGCGGGCCCGAGACTGTCGCGGTGCAGCATTCGCTTCTGCGTGACGCCGGTCTGCTCGCGGACCGACCAGCCGTCGCTCATGCCAAGCTGATCGAGGCGATGCGCCACGATAAGAAGTCGCGGGCAGGCGAGCTCCGCTGGGTTCTCCTGCCCGAGATCGGTCGGGCGGAGTATGGTCAGTCGGTCGAGCCGTCCGTGGTCGAGTCATCGCTGGCGGAGGTGCTACCCGCGTGA
- a CDS encoding type II 3-dehydroquinate dehydratase, which translates to MKVLVLNGPNLGTLGRREPEVYGTQTLADLEKLLAERAGELDFELSCLQSNHEGQLIDWIEKDGASCDAIIINPGALSHYSLALADALRGSGKRVVEVHISNVFARDPERHRMVTAAAAQGVISGLGFEGYLAALDFLAAMDG; encoded by the coding sequence GTGAAAGTCCTCGTCCTGAACGGTCCCAACCTTGGCACGCTCGGGCGCCGCGAGCCGGAGGTCTACGGCACCCAGACCCTCGCCGACCTGGAAAAGCTGCTCGCCGAGCGGGCCGGTGAGCTCGACTTCGAGCTTTCCTGCCTGCAGTCGAACCACGAGGGCCAGTTGATCGACTGGATCGAAAAGGACGGTGCATCCTGCGACGCCATCATCATCAATCCGGGGGCGCTCTCTCACTACAGTCTGGCGCTCGCCGATGCATTGCGCGGCTCGGGCAAGCGCGTTGTCGAAGTTCACATCTCCAACGTCTTCGCCCGCGACCCGGAGCGCCATCGGATGGTGACGGCCGCGGCCGCCCAGGGTGTGATCTCCGGCCTTGGCTTCGAGGGATACCTGGCGGCCCTGGATTTTCTCGCCGCAATGGATGGTTGA
- a CDS encoding Fe-S cluster assembly protein HesB: MVEGWTAEFPLVGPAGEVIDLRRVFLSHGIAELPPMRLDQKVWTFEITVPIAGVGARTLTISQARPGRGLISVTSQSLTPKVAAAVMAQVRHVLSLDLDLTPFYAVAAEDPDLAWVLMGAGRMVRSPTVFEDVVKTICTTNTSWGGTTRMVNALVEHLGEKAPGAPAAGPYGRAFPTPAVMAAAPAGFYKKVAGTGYRGPYLKTLATDVAKGRVDLEALAGASRDDLPDDEVADRLRALPGVGPYAAAHIMLMLGRYDRLILDSWTRPTYARLLGRKRPVSDRTIERRFKRYGPYAGLAFWLFLTRDWLPEDAP, from the coding sequence ATGGTTGAGGGCTGGACTGCTGAATTCCCACTGGTAGGCCCAGCGGGCGAGGTGATCGACCTCCGGCGGGTCTTCCTCTCACACGGTATTGCCGAACTGCCGCCGATGCGTCTGGACCAGAAAGTCTGGACCTTCGAAATCACCGTGCCCATCGCTGGAGTCGGCGCGCGCACATTGACGATCTCGCAGGCCCGTCCTGGCCGCGGCCTCATCTCGGTCACGAGCCAATCGCTGACCCCGAAGGTCGCCGCCGCCGTGATGGCGCAGGTGCGCCACGTCCTCAGCCTCGACCTCGATCTAACGCCCTTCTATGCTGTGGCGGCCGAGGACCCGGATCTCGCCTGGGTCCTGATGGGCGCGGGCCGGATGGTGCGCAGCCCGACCGTGTTCGAAGACGTCGTCAAGACGATCTGCACCACGAACACATCCTGGGGCGGAACCACCCGGATGGTGAACGCGCTGGTCGAGCACCTGGGGGAGAAGGCGCCGGGCGCGCCCGCCGCTGGTCCCTACGGGCGGGCCTTTCCCACGCCGGCGGTGATGGCCGCGGCGCCGGCTGGTTTCTATAAGAAGGTTGCCGGCACCGGCTACCGCGGCCCTTATCTCAAGACGCTCGCGACCGACGTGGCCAAGGGTCGGGTCGATCTTGAGGCGCTCGCGGGTGCGTCGCGCGACGATCTGCCGGACGACGAGGTGGCCGACCGGCTGCGGGCACTGCCAGGTGTTGGGCCGTACGCCGCGGCGCACATCATGCTGATGCTGGGGCGGTACGACCGGCTCATTCTGGATTCGTGGACTCGACCGACCTATGCGCGGCTGCTCGGTCGCAAGCGCCCCGTGAGCGATCGGACGATCGAGCGCCGTTTCAAGCGGTACGGGCCGTACGCCGGGTTGGCCTTCTGGCTGTTTCTGACTCGAGATTGGCTGCCGGAGGATGCTCCGTGA
- a CDS encoding response regulator transcription factor — protein MSMAELRVLIVSANPLARGGLAVLVEGMSGMKIVGATGVAEAASLAGQLLPDAVLLDAGEGEAEELDAIARLATAQPGLPIVALASDHGAVSQALTFGASALLPAAVDGETLAAALRASARGLVTIARADLMTLLPQEERIEPSLRAPAEALTPRELEVLQWMARGLTNRQIARRLQISEHTVKFHAGAVLGKLNARSRAEAVARAIGLGWILV, from the coding sequence ATGAGCATGGCGGAGCTTCGGGTGCTCATCGTCTCCGCGAACCCGCTGGCCCGCGGCGGACTGGCGGTGCTGGTCGAGGGGATGAGTGGCATGAAAATCGTTGGGGCGACCGGAGTCGCCGAAGCCGCATCGCTTGCCGGGCAGCTGCTTCCTGATGCGGTGCTGCTCGATGCCGGCGAAGGCGAAGCCGAGGAGCTCGACGCGATCGCCCGATTGGCCACTGCCCAACCGGGCTTGCCGATTGTCGCGCTGGCGAGCGACCACGGCGCGGTCTCGCAGGCGCTGACCTTCGGCGCGTCTGCCTTGCTGCCGGCCGCGGTCGATGGCGAAACCCTGGCGGCGGCCTTGCGCGCCTCGGCCCGTGGGTTGGTGACCATTGCGCGCGCCGACCTGATGACGCTGCTGCCCCAGGAGGAACGCATCGAGCCGTCGCTCCGGGCACCGGCCGAGGCGCTCACACCGCGGGAGCTCGAGGTGCTGCAGTGGATGGCGCGAGGTCTGACAAATCGACAGATTGCCCGCCGCTTGCAAATCAGCGAGCACACCGTGAAATTCCATGCCGGCGCGGTCCTGGGCAAACTGAATGCGCGCTCACGTGCCGAAGCCGTCGCCCGGGCAATTGGGTTAGGCTGGATCCTGGTTTAA
- a CDS encoding rhodanese-like domain-containing protein — MMIAPRIDPAAARAKLDAGEAVALDVTSSLVYPAVSHRIPGAIRIPPEPIIRGLQAARPAAEIAKYFESVPPDREVIAYCT, encoded by the coding sequence ATGATGATCGCGCCGCGCATTGATCCGGCTGCCGCCAGAGCGAAACTGGACGCCGGTGAGGCGGTCGCGCTCGATGTGACCAGCTCGTTGGTCTACCCGGCCGTCAGCCACCGAATACCCGGAGCCATCCGCATCCCACCCGAGCCCATCATCCGCGGCCTGCAGGCCGCCCGGCCGGCGGCCGAAATTGCGAAGTACTTCGAGTCGGTGCCGCCGGACCGCGAGGTTATCGCCTACTGCACCTGA
- a CDS encoding SIMPL domain-containing protein (The SIMPL domain is named for its presence in mouse protein SIMPL (signalling molecule that associates with mouse pelle-like kinase). Bacterial member BP26, from Brucella, was shown to assemble into a channel-like structure, while YggE from E. coli has been associated with resistance to oxidative stress.), giving the protein MQSLRATFATRGILIVIGALIAIAASGVTAVAVRAGAGGSTQTSVGAGAVAGPRDTITVVGEGTQNATPDNAVISLGVSTRQGTAVEAMNAANTEMTALLKAIKAQGVQDADIQTTGINVYQDQQYNVIGYRASNTVNVKIHHISNIGTVLGAAQGAVGNDIQISSISLQLSDNTNQLKGARQAAMNAAAARAKEWAGLAGRHLGKVLSVSEVIGGSSYSPCGAGGQCGGGGGGAPVQAGQMNVTVDVAVVYELTD; this is encoded by the coding sequence ATGCAATCGCTGAGGGCTACGTTTGCCACGCGTGGAATCCTGATCGTCATCGGCGCCTTGATCGCGATCGCGGCATCGGGGGTGACGGCGGTGGCCGTTCGGGCCGGTGCCGGCGGATCGACTCAGACCTCGGTCGGCGCCGGCGCCGTTGCCGGCCCGCGCGACACCATCACCGTGGTCGGTGAAGGGACCCAGAACGCGACACCGGACAACGCCGTGATCAGCCTTGGCGTGTCAACCCGCCAGGGCACCGCGGTAGAGGCGATGAACGCTGCGAACACCGAGATGACGGCACTGCTGAAGGCCATCAAGGCTCAAGGCGTCCAGGACGCCGACATCCAGACGACCGGCATCAACGTCTACCAAGACCAGCAGTACAACGTGATTGGCTACCGTGCGTCGAACACGGTCAACGTCAAGATCCATCACATCTCCAATATCGGCACCGTCCTTGGGGCGGCCCAGGGGGCGGTGGGCAACGATATCCAGATCAGTAGCATCTCGCTCCAGCTGAGCGATAACACCAACCAGCTGAAAGGGGCGCGCCAGGCCGCGATGAACGCGGCGGCCGCTCGGGCAAAGGAATGGGCGGGCCTCGCCGGGCGCCACCTCGGCAAGGTGCTGTCGGTTTCGGAAGTGATCGGCGGATCATCGTATTCGCCGTGCGGTGCGGGCGGCCAATGCGGGGGCGGTGGCGGCGGCGCACCCGTCCAGGCCGGGCAGATGAACGTCACCGTCGACGTGGCGGTCGTCTACGAGCTGACCGACTAA
- a CDS encoding trypsin-like peptidase domain-containing protein → MATLSDLSREIAELVARLGSSIVRIDARQGRPATGIVWADNLVLTADHVLEHEDNIQVTGAQSTVKAAIAGRDHGTDLALLRTEGLGGVSAPRGRSTDIRPGHLVIALGQPGDLQVTFGIVSGMSGSFRSWRGGQVERLIQTTAELLPGFSGGPLVDAEGRVVGINSWNFGRGISRAVPVETAERVAESLKTHGRIRRAYLGLGAQPVRLSQALASQVGQDSGLLIVTVEAGGPAQTAGLLQGDTIVTIDGDPVRQLDELFDKLGALEVGSAHRLGVVRAGERKDIAITVGERQS, encoded by the coding sequence ATGGCAACCCTCTCCGATCTTTCACGCGAAATTGCCGAGCTCGTCGCCCGCCTCGGTTCGAGCATCGTGCGGATCGACGCCCGCCAGGGCCGACCTGCCACTGGCATCGTCTGGGCCGACAACCTTGTTCTGACTGCCGATCACGTCCTCGAGCACGAAGACAACATCCAGGTGACGGGTGCTCAATCGACGGTGAAAGCCGCTATCGCCGGTCGTGATCACGGCACCGACCTTGCCCTGTTGAGGACCGAGGGCCTGGGAGGCGTGTCCGCACCACGCGGACGGTCGACGGACATCCGTCCCGGCCACCTCGTGATCGCGCTTGGTCAGCCGGGCGATCTGCAGGTCACGTTTGGGATCGTCAGCGGAATGTCGGGTTCGTTCCGAAGTTGGCGGGGCGGGCAGGTTGAACGCCTCATCCAGACGACCGCCGAGCTGCTGCCGGGATTCTCGGGCGGCCCTCTTGTCGATGCCGAGGGCCGCGTCGTCGGCATCAACAGCTGGAACTTTGGACGCGGCATCAGCCGCGCCGTCCCGGTCGAGACCGCCGAGCGGGTCGCCGAAAGCCTGAAGACCCATGGCCGGATCCGCCGGGCCTATCTCGGCCTCGGCGCGCAGCCGGTGCGGCTGAGCCAGGCGCTCGCCAGCCAGGTCGGGCAGGACAGTGGCCTGCTGATCGTCACGGTCGAGGCGGGTGGCCCCGCTCAGACGGCGGGCCTGCTGCAGGGCGACACGATCGTGACCATCGACGGCGACCCGGTGCGGCAGCTGGATGAGCTCTTCGACAAGCTGGGTGCGCTCGAAGTCGGCTCGGCGCACCGGCTTGGGGTGGTCCGGGCGGGCGAGCGAAAGGACATCGCGATCACGGTCGGCGAACGCCAGAGCTAA
- a CDS encoding ABC transporter ATP-binding protein → MYWWHGGFHEPEPGVKLEWPLLRRVFSYFIPYWRLALVVLACIGAAAGLGLVPAIVTRDLINYLTARNGAFGYVALLIGILVGSSLLGGLIGVLQSYFSNRISQSIMFDLRNQLFDRVLKQSMAFFTGTRTGDVMSRLSNDVNGVQSVVSDTIFSLVNNVVILGSTVVLMFALDWKLTIAALLVLPAFLLPTRQVGKATFQARKATQGKLAEMTAYMQETLGISGMQLVKAFVRQSAETLRFRKLNDELRLLNIRQSMIGRWFFMLMGVLGTAGPAVLWLFGGYLVVTGQESLGTVVTFATVLLGRLYGPVGSLANLQVNVVGSLALFQRIFEYMDLPVVIDQKADGVHLDQARGQVEFDQVTFRYGLSDRPALKDVSFKIEPGQLAALVGPTGAGKTTITNLLPRFYDPQLGAVRLDGHDVRDLTLQSLGRQVGMVFQDTFLFHASIRDNLLYAKPDATEAEMVAAAKAAYIHDFIASLPEGYDTVVGERGHRLSGGEKQRVAIARVILKDPRVLILDEATSNLDSESEHLIQVALRPLFEGRTSLVIAHRLSTILAADVILVMDHGEVVEQGRHADLLQQGGLYARLYHRQFEAADELATIA, encoded by the coding sequence ATGTACTGGTGGCACGGCGGCTTTCACGAGCCGGAACCGGGGGTCAAGCTGGAGTGGCCGCTCCTCAGGCGCGTCTTCAGCTACTTCATCCCGTACTGGCGCCTCGCGCTGGTCGTGCTGGCCTGCATCGGCGCGGCGGCAGGGCTGGGGCTGGTCCCCGCCATCGTGACCCGTGACCTCATCAACTATCTGACCGCGCGCAACGGCGCATTTGGGTACGTCGCGCTCTTGATCGGTATCCTGGTCGGGTCATCCTTGCTGGGCGGCCTGATCGGCGTCCTGCAGTCGTACTTCAGCAACCGGATCAGCCAGAGCATCATGTTCGACCTCCGCAACCAGCTGTTCGACCGCGTGCTGAAGCAGTCGATGGCGTTCTTCACGGGCACGCGGACCGGCGATGTGATGTCAAGGCTGAGCAATGACGTCAATGGGGTGCAGAGCGTCGTCTCCGACACGATCTTCAGCCTCGTGAACAACGTGGTCATTCTGGGCAGCACGGTGGTCCTGATGTTCGCGCTTGACTGGAAGCTCACGATCGCAGCCCTCCTCGTGCTGCCGGCTTTCCTGCTGCCGACGCGCCAGGTCGGTAAGGCGACCTTCCAGGCGCGCAAGGCGACCCAGGGGAAGCTGGCGGAGATGACCGCCTACATGCAAGAGACCCTCGGGATCTCCGGTATGCAATTGGTCAAGGCGTTCGTGCGGCAGAGCGCCGAAACCCTGCGGTTCCGCAAGCTCAACGACGAGCTCCGGTTGCTCAACATTCGCCAGTCGATGATCGGCCGTTGGTTTTTCATGCTGATGGGCGTGCTCGGCACCGCGGGCCCAGCGGTGCTCTGGCTGTTCGGTGGCTACCTGGTGGTGACCGGACAGGAATCGCTCGGCACGGTGGTCACCTTTGCGACCGTCCTCCTGGGCCGTCTCTATGGCCCGGTGGGCTCGCTCGCGAATCTGCAGGTCAACGTTGTCGGTTCGCTCGCGCTCTTCCAACGCATCTTCGAGTACATGGATCTTCCAGTCGTGATCGATCAGAAGGCTGACGGGGTCCACCTCGACCAGGCGCGCGGCCAGGTCGAATTCGACCAGGTCACGTTCCGTTACGGCTTAAGCGACCGCCCTGCGCTCAAAGACGTTTCCTTCAAGATCGAACCTGGCCAGCTGGCCGCGCTGGTCGGCCCCACGGGGGCAGGCAAGACCACAATCACCAACCTGCTGCCCCGTTTCTACGATCCGCAGCTCGGCGCCGTTCGGCTGGACGGCCACGATGTTCGCGATCTGACGCTCCAATCGCTGGGCCGCCAGGTCGGGATGGTCTTCCAGGACACGTTCCTCTTCCATGCCTCGATCCGCGACAACCTGCTCTACGCGAAGCCTGATGCGACGGAGGCGGAGATGGTGGCTGCCGCCAAGGCCGCCTACATCCACGATTTCATCGCGTCACTGCCGGAAGGCTATGACACGGTGGTTGGTGAGCGGGGGCATCGCTTGAGCGGCGGCGAGAAGCAGCGCGTGGCCATCGCTCGCGTCATCCTCAAGGACCCGCGTGTGCTGATCCTCGACGAGGCAACCTCCAACCTCGACTCCGAATCGGAGCACTTGATCCAGGTGGCGCTGCGGCCGCTATTCGAAGGCCGCACCTCACTGGTCATTGCCCACCGTCTCTCGACCATCCTGGCGGCCGACGTCATCCTGGTCATGGACCATGGGGAAGTGGTCGAGCAGGGCCGCCACGCCGACCTGCTTCAGCAAGGCGGACTGTATGCGCGACTGTATCACCGGCAGTTCGAGGCTGCCGACGAGCTAGCCACCATCGCCTGA
- a CDS encoding UBP-type zinc finger domain-containing protein: MATTQVCTHLELIRNPRPHTKGCEECLKMGDTWVHLRLCEVCGHVGCCDSSKNKHATKHYRATDHPIVKSLEPGENWMYCYIDDVMFEGD; the protein is encoded by the coding sequence ATGGCAACCACACAAGTCTGTACGCACCTCGAGCTAATCCGAAATCCGCGGCCGCACACCAAAGGTTGCGAGGAATGTCTGAAGATGGGTGACACCTGGGTCCACTTGCGGCTGTGCGAGGTCTGCGGCCACGTCGGGTGTTGCGACTCGTCGAAGAACAAGCACGCGACCAAGCACTACCGCGCGACCGACCATCCCATCGTCAAGTCACTCGAGCCGGGCGAGAACTGGATGTACTGCTACATCGACGACGTGATGTTCGAGGGCGACTAA
- a CDS encoding class I SAM-dependent methyltransferase, which yields MLAILEQVKGGWILDLGCGSGLVAQMVLDKSDGARVFGLDSSAAMLSIARHRLGRYGDRVNLAEGDLTALDRVDAPANCSAVIAVQSLHHLEEAQYRTAVRWTFEHLAPDGWCFIIDRLAIPSETLYSAFYELRERQGQAPNPPDWSGYLGWLEVNGDRPLPVQGILRLLEEAGFEAAALDVRGDRGMLIGRRPA from the coding sequence TTGCTCGCGATCCTGGAGCAGGTTAAGGGTGGTTGGATTCTGGATCTTGGGTGTGGCTCCGGCCTCGTCGCCCAGATGGTGCTCGATAAGTCGGACGGCGCTCGGGTCTTTGGCCTCGACTCGTCGGCGGCAATGCTTAGCATCGCGAGGCACCGACTCGGTCGCTACGGCGACCGGGTCAACCTGGCTGAGGGCGACCTCACCGCGCTGGATCGTGTCGATGCGCCCGCGAATTGCTCCGCGGTGATCGCCGTGCAGTCGCTGCATCACCTCGAAGAGGCGCAGTATCGGACGGCCGTTCGGTGGACATTCGAGCATCTGGCGCCGGACGGATGGTGCTTCATCATCGACCGCCTGGCGATTCCTTCGGAGACGCTGTATTCAGCGTTCTACGAACTTCGCGAACGACAGGGCCAGGCTCCGAACCCGCCGGATTGGTCAGGTTACCTGGGCTGGCTCGAAGTCAACGGCGACCGCCCGCTGCCGGTGCAGGGCATCCTGCGTCTCCTCGAGGAGGCCGGGTTTGAGGCAGCCGCGCTCGACGTCCGCGGCGACCGCGGAATGCTGATCGGCCGGCGCCCGGCTTAG
- a CDS encoding DsbA family protein, whose product MTISEPTVYIDFLCPWAYRGAMWLAEVEKAGRIRPQFRFFSLSQNHAAHEGHAQPPVWERDPMAQGLPAFLAATAARAQGAELGDRFRLALQGAKHKDYLPVDHHATQRVAAERAGLDVARWEMDVKTTDFKTLAREHEEAVRRGVFGVPTLVWPEGRSYYVKITDIIPAERAVPLYDAIETVHRFGEVIEIKTPESEGTLAA is encoded by the coding sequence ATGACGATCAGCGAACCCACCGTCTACATCGACTTCCTCTGCCCCTGGGCGTACCGGGGAGCCATGTGGCTGGCCGAGGTCGAGAAGGCCGGCCGGATCCGGCCCCAGTTTCGGTTCTTCTCCCTCAGCCAGAACCACGCTGCCCATGAAGGGCATGCCCAGCCGCCGGTCTGGGAGCGCGACCCGATGGCGCAGGGCTTACCGGCGTTCCTGGCTGCCACCGCCGCCCGCGCGCAGGGCGCCGAGCTGGGAGACCGCTTCCGGCTCGCGCTTCAGGGTGCCAAGCACAAGGACTATCTTCCGGTCGATCACCATGCGACCCAACGCGTCGCGGCTGAGCGCGCGGGTCTGGATGTCGCCCGCTGGGAGATGGACGTCAAGACCACCGACTTCAAGACGCTGGCCCGCGAGCACGAAGAGGCGGTACGGCGCGGCGTGTTCGGTGTGCCGACGCTGGTCTGGCCCGAGGGCCGCAGCTACTACGTGAAGATCACGGACATCATTCCGGCGGAGCGGGCGGTTCCCCTTTACGACGCGATCGAAACGGTCCACCGCTTTGGCGAAGTGATCGAAATCAAGACGCCGGAGTCGGAAGGGACCCTCGCCGCCTGA
- a CDS encoding LLM class F420-dependent oxidoreductase: MAIKFGVFVPQGWRTDLIRIKDPVEKYEAMTRVAQAADTGRWDSIWVYDHFHTVPEPKLEATFECWTITSTLVRDTKRVRVGQMVGCNGYRNPALYAKIASTVDVASHGRLNAGIGAGWYEHEWRAYGYGFPELKQRMGMFKEACEIIHKMWTEDYPTFKGKYYTIDRPINEPKGVQKPHPPLWIGGSGERVTLKLVAQFGDACNVGGDPETIRHKLDVLREHCDGAGRNYDDIIKSAEVEVLVTGRGEDPERVRAKARGDESFREGTLVADADKVVAHLETLIEAGIDYFIIYIPGVAYDQEPLHRFDSEVIPRLAAATPVHSTTG, translated from the coding sequence ATGGCAATCAAATTTGGCGTCTTCGTGCCCCAGGGATGGCGCACAGACCTGATCCGGATCAAGGACCCGGTCGAGAAGTACGAGGCGATGACGCGGGTGGCCCAGGCCGCAGACACGGGCCGATGGGACTCGATCTGGGTCTACGACCACTTCCATACCGTGCCCGAACCGAAATTGGAAGCTACCTTCGAATGCTGGACGATCACCTCGACGCTGGTGCGGGACACCAAGCGCGTGCGCGTCGGCCAGATGGTCGGCTGCAACGGCTATCGCAACCCGGCGCTCTACGCAAAGATCGCCTCCACCGTCGACGTCGCCAGCCACGGGCGTCTCAACGCTGGGATCGGCGCCGGCTGGTACGAGCACGAATGGCGCGCCTACGGCTACGGCTTCCCGGAACTGAAACAGCGGATGGGAATGTTCAAGGAGGCCTGCGAGATCATCCACAAGATGTGGACCGAGGACTATCCCACCTTCAAGGGGAAGTACTACACGATCGACCGGCCCATCAACGAGCCGAAGGGCGTTCAGAAGCCGCACCCACCCCTGTGGATCGGTGGGTCCGGCGAGCGGGTCACCCTCAAGCTGGTGGCGCAGTTCGGGGATGCCTGCAACGTCGGCGGAGACCCCGAGACGATCCGGCACAAGCTCGACGTCCTCCGGGAGCATTGCGACGGGGCCGGCCGCAACTACGACGACATCATCAAATCGGCAGAGGTCGAAGTCCTGGTCACCGGCAGGGGCGAGGACCCCGAGCGGGTCAGGGCCAAGGCCCGCGGCGACGAGTCCTTCCGCGAGGGAACGCTGGTGGCCGACGCCGACAAGGTGGTGGCGCACCTGGAAACCCTGATCGAGGCCGGGATCGACTATTTCATCATCTATATCCCGGGCGTCGCCTACGACCAGGAGCCGCTTCACCGCTTTGACAGTGAAGTGATTCCGCGGCTGGCGGCGGCGACCCCGGTACACTCGACCACGGGATGA
- a CDS encoding allene oxide cyclase family protein, with translation MQRNFRLGLAVVMVASLALALSGTVSASESSRSTVHVIEHAVTDAVFDGSDHPGSILTFHNPIYDKTDKVKVGSDRGDCTRIESGSAGTWECRWTTFLAGGQITVEGPFNDTSDTVLSITGGTGIYSQARGQMKLISINNGAKYHFIFELNRGQSGN, from the coding sequence ATGCAACGGAACTTCAGGCTGGGTTTAGCGGTCGTCATGGTGGCGTCGTTGGCACTCGCACTGTCGGGGACGGTGTCCGCGTCCGAGTCGTCCCGATCGACCGTTCACGTCATCGAGCACGCCGTCACCGACGCCGTCTTTGATGGCAGCGATCACCCGGGGAGCATTCTCACGTTCCATAACCCGATCTACGACAAGACCGATAAGGTCAAGGTTGGGAGCGACCGCGGCGACTGCACCAGGATTGAAAGCGGATCGGCGGGCACCTGGGAGTGCCGCTGGACGACGTTCCTGGCCGGCGGCCAGATCACGGTCGAGGGGCCCTTCAACGACACCTCGGATACCGTGCTGTCGATAACCGGAGGCACCGGCATTTACAGCCAGGCGCGCGGGCAGATGAAGCTCATTTCGATCAACAACGGCGCTAAGTACCACTTCATCTTCGAGCTGAACCGCGGGCAGTCAGGTAACTAA